A region from the Diadema setosum chromosome 13, eeDiaSeto1, whole genome shotgun sequence genome encodes:
- the LOC140236435 gene encoding uncharacterized protein, with product METHHRFVLLKHLESISRHIDPAKVAASLADDHGVLPAILREDVARQPSPRQQAFRLVELVVSCGPQAFEALCSALTTQGQEKLVQTIRQAENDTRVADPAVLRQLRKATSNLPIPRSYADVCRNSAQAFTNDVWVEHVIPILRPPLDLTESTAQRVADEKTRQGRAEVFHDWLVRRISAHGHIAFFALLDALQITYPHVAEEYWETLTTIVITKPDPNMASRLTGSKGSRNVNGAKPRSNPKSDLSSNGKLPRDSESNDADYHSQLDRAVEVIGEANSTIRRMEDRVKTLETEKGDWESKMKVALRESYSLRTELDTLRKEKQAKHDMDLKAKRAQERQLKNLQEEIESKESLMADREIELRRRELEVDQSIMKVRKQQNDVEKQLIEVLEKEKAFEGQLHDQSRKDEELKRRDRALTVRESVIADKEDVLVKNIEDVKMKEVSQKKTQGDLQKKRDSLDDMKRKNEEVALKLADRKKALDSKEKELEITLIALKRDEADLLEKEERLDLLEEQLQLRQSDIREKEIELDRKVRDADAFAREKREFALEKQKWSAEAARIRNELDIERKTLRERELQLKTKEREFQIREKEWRSVKSALDKHLYDQEKLERSIKAIEMEQHRIEMEQNERQSAIEKEREEKDQHDKLMSSLNAKEQQMIKRINEIQSKERNIKSRERRLKDDETNIRKREQQLKMREEQRSKDGEQDMSLEDISETQTPSFRQPRKPFFHTPLDQRSTPESGFSDGHSGEYRILQRGITSAHHRNQAFTIKAGSVRTVSEMKSLLMQKEGIPVAWQQYCFNGKALSDTSAVPPPETLANGILDLKLAIPQGNLTLVVRMNSAISRKIEFDDAETIAAAKTRIYKSEGIPPHQQNLFYGEMELMDKFHLRDYNVQVGSELFLRLRYDVFVVISHDRLLEMTVEDLDTVGSLKAMIFEETHIPVDHQVVAYGATTMNNHRPLAHYRITEGSRIFVAYVIPIVMEPPMKETFTVTINLQTDGKTIKRMIGKFREFHPPQMNLVHHGRLLDDNVPIVEQVVHGGTIQLYRRNILVLDASGTLLLDDVQPWHYVAKIKEIISRKTGLQTRHLHLMHGDVELKTVNRAVKYFGVKRADVLVLRTEAKVL from the exons CAACCTCAAACTTGCCGATTCCTCGCTCGTACGCCGATGTATGCCGAAACAGCGCTCAGGCATTCACGAACGACGTTTGGGTGGAACACGTGATCCCGATCCTCAGGCCGCCGCTCGACTTGACCGAATCCACCGCCCAGAGAGTCGCCGACGAGAAGACGCGACAAGGCAGGGCCGAGGTGTTTCATGATTGGCTGGTTCGGCGGATCAGTGCGCATGGGCACATCGCCTTCTTCGCCCTTCTTGACGCCTTGCAGATAACGTATCCACATGTGGCGGAGGAATACTGGGAGACATTGACCACAATCGTCATCACAAAACCGGATCCAAATATGG CTTCAAGGCTGACCGGGTCGAAGGGATCGAGAAACGTGAATGGAGCAAAGCCGCGATCAAATCCTAAAA GTGATCTATCGTCCAACGGGAAACTACCTCGTGACTCGGAGAGCAACGATGCCGACTATCACTCGCAGCTTGACCGAGCTGTTGAGGTCATCGGTGAGGCGAACTCAACGATCAGGAGGATGGAAGACCGCGTGAAGACACTGGAGACAGAGAAAGGCGACTGGGAGTCAAAGATGAAGGTGGCGCTCCGTGAATCCTACAGCTTGAGGACGGAACTGGACACCTTGCGGAAGGAGAAGCAGGCCAAGCACGATATGGACCTGAAGGCAAAGCGCGCCCAAGAGCGACAGCTGAAGAACCTGCAGGAAGAGATTGAGAGCAAGGAATCCCTGATGGCCGACAGGGAGATCGAGCTGCGACGAAGGGAGCTCGAAGTCGACCAGAGCATCATGAAGGTGAGGAAGCAGCAGAATGACGTGGAGAAACAGCTGATCGAGGTTCTGGAGAAGGAAAAGGCCTTCGAGGGCCAATTGCACGACCAATCTCGGAAGGACGAGGAGCTGAAGCGGCGAGACCGGGCCCTCACCGTCCGTGAATCCGTCATCGCCGACAAGGAGGATGTGTTGGTGAAGAACATCGAAGACGTCAAGATGAAAGAAGTCTCTCAGAAGAAGACACAAGGCGACCTGCAGAAAAAACGTGACAGTCTTGACGACATGAAGCGAAAGAACGAAGAGGTCGCTCTGAAGCTTGCTGACAGGAAGAAGGCACTGGACTCGAAGGAAAAGGAACTAGAAATCACGCTGATCGCACTGAAAAGGGACGAGGCGGACCTGTTAGAAAAGGAGGAAAGACTAGACCTCCTTGAGGAACAGTTGCAACTAAGGCAGAGTGATATACGAGAGAAGGAAATAGAGTTGGATAGGAAAGTCCGGGATGCCGATGCCTTTGCAAGGGAGAAGCGGGAGTTTGCACTTGAGAAGCAAAAGTGGTCGGCAGAAGCAGCCAGGATTCGCAATGAGTTGGATATCGAACGGAAGACCCTGAGGGAAAGGGAGCTTCAGCTGAAAACCAAGGAGCGAGAGTTTCAAATTAGAGAAAAGGAGTGGCGATCTGTTAAGTCTGCTCTAGACAAGCACCTTTATGACCAGGAGAAACTTGAGCGATCGATTAAAGCCATCGAAATGGAGCAGCACCGAATAGAGATGGAACAGAATGAAAGGCAGAGTgcaatagagaaagaaagagaagagaaagatcAGCACGACAAGTTGATGTCATCGCTCAACGCCAAGGAACAGCAAATGATCAAGAGGATCAACGAAATTCAGAGTAAGGAGAGGAATATCAAATCAAGGGAGAGGAGACTGAAGGATGATGAGACCAATATAAGGAAACGTGAACAGCAGCTGAAAATGAGAGAAGAACAACGGTCAAAAGACGGGGAACAGGATATGTCTCTAGAAGACATATCGGAGACACAGACACCTTCATTCAGGCAACCAAGAAAACCATTTTTTCACACCCCTCTTGACCAACGCTCAACACCAGAGAGTGGGTTCTCTGACGGACATTCTGGCGAGTACAGAATCCTTCAGAGAGGTATTACTAGCGCGCATCATCGGAACCAGGCGTTCACCATCAAGGCAGGCAGTGTTCGCACTGTAAGTGAGATGAAGTCGCTCTTGATGCAGAAAGAAGGAATACCAGTTGCTTGGCAACAGTATTGCTTCAACGGTAAAGCGTTATCGGACACATCCGCCGTGCCTCCGCCAGAAACCCTCGCCAACGGGATTTTAGACCTCAAGTTGGCTATCCCTCAAGGTAACCTCACCCTCGTCgtcaggatgaacagcgccatctcgCGTAAAATCGAGTTTGATGACGCCGAAACGATTGCAGCCGCCAAGACAAGGATCTACAAATCGGAGGGTATCCCGCCCCATCAACAGAATCTCTTCTACGGAGAGATGGAGCTGATGGACAAATTCCATCTGCGTGACTACAACGTCCAGGTGGGTTCGGAACTCTTCCTGAGGTTACGCTACGACGTCTTCGTGGTCATTTCACATGACCGGCTCCTGGAGATGACCGTTGAGGACCTTGACACAGTGGGTTCCCTTAAGGCCATGATATTCGAAGAGACTCACATACCTGTGGACCATCAGGTCGTAGCCTACGGTGCCACCACCATGAACAACCATCGTCCATTGGCACACTACCGCATCACCGAGGGATCTAGAATCTTCGTTGCCTACGTCATCCCCATCGTCATGGAGCCGCCGATGAAGGAGACTTTCACGGTCACCATCAATCTTCAGACGGATGGCAAGACGATCAAACGAATGATCGGCAAGTTCCGGGAGTTCCATCCGCCGCAGATGAACCTGGTGCATCATGGCAGGCTCCTGGACGACAACGTGCCCATAGTCGAGCAGGTTGTACATGGTGGCACAATCCAGCTCTATCGCCGCAACATACTGGTACTCGACGCGAGCGGCACGCTCCTGCTCGACGATGTGCAGCCATGGCACTACGTAGCCAAGATCAAGGAGATCATCTCTCGGAAGACGGGGCTCCAGACCCGACATCTGCATCTGATGCACGGCGACGTGGAGCTCAAGACCGTCAACAGGGCGGTCAAGTACTTCGGCGTTAAGCGAGCCGACGTGCTCGTCCTGAGGACGGAAGCTAAGGTGTTGTAG